The Candidatus Nitrosocosmicus franklandus genome contains a region encoding:
- a CDS encoding LLM class flavin-dependent oxidoreductase — translation MNKPRYCLECWGGEYHRIRDTCLLAEKLGYYGFFYGESLTNLDFDCWTVISSLISLTKIIKLGPVITYINPEYRSLALLAKQSITFQDISAGRLEFRTGAGAASKYSISWWNPYGINYPNAGVRLTMLEEGISLFRKLIGKTDSIDKSNGSSSGFARSNDKKNGDYGNPVYHDGEYFKTNGAIMTKPILDIPITIAAKSKRMLQIAAKYSDIWESSYMSPTQFSSMNLKFHKVFQTTGNTVSSVFKNASGPHPKKSIELEVLIAESEKELQKKKAVLEKERGTEAYNQILGRGLIGICDEIHSLVSKYVDLGVEQFLLAFQDPFDVESIELFMKSVK, via the coding sequence TTGAATAAACCAAGATATTGTCTTGAGTGTTGGGGAGGAGAATATCATAGAATAAGAGATACATGCCTTTTGGCAGAAAAATTAGGGTATTATGGTTTTTTTTATGGTGAGTCCTTAACAAACCTAGACTTTGACTGTTGGACAGTTATATCTTCGTTAATTTCATTGACAAAAATCATTAAACTTGGACCAGTCATTACGTATATTAATCCTGAATACAGAAGTTTGGCATTACTTGCTAAACAGTCCATCACGTTTCAAGATATATCAGCTGGTCGACTTGAGTTTAGGACTGGTGCAGGCGCTGCTTCAAAATATTCTATTTCTTGGTGGAATCCTTACGGCATTAATTATCCTAACGCTGGTGTACGCCTTACTATGTTAGAGGAAGGTATTAGCCTATTTCGAAAATTAATAGGAAAAACAGATTCCATTGACAAAAGTAATGGTTCCTCTTCAGGTTTTGCCAGATCAAATGACAAGAAGAACGGGGATTATGGAAATCCTGTTTATCATGACGGAGAATATTTTAAGACAAATGGAGCTATAATGACCAAACCTATTCTGGACATCCCCATTACAATTGCAGCCAAAAGTAAAAGAATGTTGCAAATAGCAGCAAAGTATTCTGATATCTGGGAATCCTCTTACATGTCACCAACTCAGTTCTCTTCTATGAACTTAAAATTCCATAAGGTGTTTCAAACAACAGGAAATACTGTATCATCTGTCTTTAAAAACGCATCAGGACCTCATCCAAAGAAATCTATAGAACTAGAAGTATTAATAGCTGAATCAGAAAAAGAGTTGCAAAAAAAGAAAGCAGTCCTTGAAAAGGAAAGAGGAACTGAAGCGTATAATCAGATATTGGGGAGAGGGCTAATAGGAATTTGTGATGAAATTCATTCCTTGGTTTCAAAATATGTTGATCTGGGTGTTGAACAGTTTTTATTAGCATTTCAAGATCCTTTTGACGTCGAGTCAATTGAACTATTCATGAAATCTGTCAAGTGA
- a CDS encoding NAD-dependent succinate-semialdehyde dehydrogenase, protein MSSSSVSSSRIKNNHDGNYNPSKKIRTVNPYTEEVINEYSVITREEVFDVARKSKKAFKEWRKDYGRRTGYLYAFANELKKERDELAKVATMEMGKTIKEARSEIDKCAWAVEYFADNGGVFLHDEVINTDARKSIVTFEPLGVIASLMPWNFPYWQALRFAAPSLIAGNTIILKPSSVTMQCGLEIERIFEKIGLPDFVFKTVVASGAEAGYLIDSEDVSAVTFTGSVPVGAKVAQHATSRLKKIVLELGGSDPFIVCEDADIDKASSGAVKGRFINCGQSCIASKRFIVVKNIANQFLEKFIEKTERLKIGNPLSEETDIGPLVNQAAVENIDEMVKRAIKEGAELVTGGQRLGNKGQKVGEDGGNGSSLNKGYFYKPTILKNVTPKMEVAREETFGPVAPVIVVEDEQAAIEIANDTQFGLGASVWTQNLNKAEKYSKLLQAGIVTVNNVVISDPRVPFGGIKNSGFGRELSKHGMFEFVNIKSIRFYDQLVHQHYVE, encoded by the coding sequence TTGAGTTCTTCTAGTGTTTCTTCAAGTAGAATAAAAAATAATCATGATGGTAATTATAATCCATCAAAAAAAATAAGGACAGTTAATCCCTATACTGAAGAGGTAATCAATGAATACAGTGTCATAACCAGGGAAGAGGTTTTTGATGTCGCAAGGAAATCTAAGAAAGCCTTTAAAGAATGGAGAAAAGACTATGGGAGAAGAACCGGATATCTATACGCTTTTGCAAATGAGCTCAAAAAGGAGCGAGATGAACTTGCAAAGGTAGCCACCATGGAAATGGGGAAAACCATTAAAGAGGCCAGGTCCGAGATAGATAAATGTGCTTGGGCTGTAGAGTATTTTGCCGATAACGGTGGGGTCTTTCTACATGACGAAGTTATTAATACAGATGCAAGAAAATCAATAGTTACATTCGAACCGTTGGGAGTAATTGCAAGCTTAATGCCTTGGAATTTTCCATACTGGCAGGCTTTGAGATTTGCTGCCCCGTCATTGATAGCAGGCAATACCATTATCTTAAAGCCATCAAGCGTTACTATGCAGTGTGGATTGGAAATAGAAAGAATATTTGAGAAAATTGGTTTACCAGATTTTGTATTCAAAACAGTCGTTGCCAGCGGAGCCGAGGCAGGATATTTGATCGATTCTGAGGATGTAAGTGCTGTTACTTTTACTGGGAGCGTACCTGTAGGAGCTAAAGTGGCTCAGCATGCGACGTCAAGATTGAAGAAGATTGTATTAGAGTTAGGAGGTAGTGACCCCTTTATAGTATGCGAAGATGCCGATATTGATAAGGCATCAAGTGGGGCAGTTAAAGGTAGGTTTATTAATTGTGGTCAAAGTTGTATCGCTTCTAAGCGATTTATAGTTGTTAAAAACATTGCTAATCAATTTTTGGAAAAATTCATTGAAAAGACAGAGAGACTTAAAATAGGTAACCCTTTGTCTGAGGAAACCGATATAGGTCCATTGGTTAATCAAGCCGCTGTTGAAAATATTGACGAAATGGTAAAAAGAGCAATTAAAGAAGGCGCGGAGCTGGTTACTGGCGGTCAGAGACTCGGCAATAAGGGACAAAAAGTTGGAGAGGATGGTGGTAATGGCTCTAGCTTGAACAAAGGCTACTTTTACAAACCTACTATACTCAAAAACGTTACTCCTAAAATGGAAGTGGCAAGAGAAGAGACTTTTGGTCCGGTTGCCCCTGTAATAGTTGTTGAGGATGAGCAAGCGGCAATTGAAATTGCAAACGATACGCAATTTGGTTTAGGTGCAAGTGTGTGGACTCAAAATCTGAACAAGGCAGAAAAGTATTCAAAGTTACTTCAAGCAGGAATCGTAACTGTCAATAATGTTGTGATATCAGATCCTAGAGTTCCATTTGGTGGGATCAAAAATAGTGGATTTGGGCGTGAACTATCCAAGCACGGCATGTTTGAATTCGTCAATATCAAATCAATAAGATTTTATGATCAATTGGTTCATCAGCACTATGTAGAGTAG
- a CDS encoding trimeric intracellular cation channel family protein codes for MVDFLALLNFYYPQIILYLDYFGTVAFAVTGAFKAIEQKSDLVGIVILSTVAGLSGGIIRDVLFGRFPPAALSDPVYFTLTIVTGFILFLSYPKLKKHWNLFLKCDAIGLGVFTIIGATMAYAIFGPNILLITFAGLITATGGGILRDVFVNEVPLVFVRELYATASFGGVLVFYLLILLTDPVIAAVTGILVATGIRLLAIKYNWNLPKARIS; via the coding sequence ATGGTTGATTTTCTAGCGCTCTTAAATTTTTATTATCCTCAAATCATTTTGTATCTTGACTATTTCGGCACTGTGGCATTTGCCGTTACTGGCGCATTCAAAGCAATCGAACAAAAATCTGATTTAGTTGGCATCGTAATTCTTTCAACAGTTGCTGGATTATCTGGTGGAATAATAAGAGATGTTTTATTTGGCCGGTTCCCTCCAGCTGCATTATCCGATCCTGTTTATTTTACCCTTACAATAGTAACTGGATTCATACTATTTTTGTCATATCCCAAATTAAAAAAACACTGGAATCTATTTCTAAAATGCGATGCGATTGGTCTGGGAGTTTTTACAATCATAGGTGCCACTATGGCTTACGCAATATTTGGACCGAATATACTTTTGATAACTTTTGCCGGACTAATCACTGCCACAGGGGGAGGCATTCTTAGAGATGTATTTGTAAATGAGGTACCTTTGGTTTTCGTGAGAGAATTGTATGCTACAGCAAGTTTTGGAGGGGTATTGGTATTTTATCTCCTGATCCTTCTGACTGACCCAGTAATTGCAGCAGTCACGGGGATTCTAGTCGCGACTGGAATAAGACTATTGGCTATAAAATATAATTGGAATTTACCAAAAGCCAGAATATCATAA
- a CDS encoding creatininase family protein, whose amino-acid sequence MVLGSYENLGDHLPFSSDFLFPIYLVQSILDNIVNSQSNLVTGTASAGVDVDRKQFNLIVVPVVPYGVSIRHTDYPMTMSLRSSTMICLIEDFLNIWHQMESDEL is encoded by the coding sequence TTGGTGCTTGGATCATATGAAAACCTCGGCGATCATCTTCCATTTAGTTCTGATTTTCTTTTTCCGATTTATCTTGTTCAGTCGATCTTGGACAATATCGTCAATTCACAATCAAACCTAGTGACCGGTACTGCTAGTGCAGGCGTAGATGTTGATAGAAAACAGTTTAATCTTATTGTCGTTCCTGTTGTTCCATACGGAGTTAGCATTCGTCATACAGATTATCCGATGACAATGAGTTTGAGATCTTCTACTATGATATGTCTGATTGAAGACTTCTTGAATATCTGGCATCAAATGGAATCAGACGAGCTATAA
- a CDS encoding amidase, whose protein sequence is MSLVDIIPQLKKGLLSPVDLVNKCLFRIKKLNSILNSFITVIPEEILLSQAKESERLLKSNEYRGPLHGIPFSVKDLIHVRDVKFTAGSRYYSDYVSKDTAAVVEKLTNAGAILVGTNNMNELASGITGKNVHFGDSKNPFDPSRISGGSSGGSAVAVATGMVVFSIGTDTGGSVRVPSSFCGVVGMKPTYGTISMSGILPLSPSLDHIGIITRKTIDSQIIHNVLNSSGRYHSPKMTDFTRSRFHYGNGFPKLLKLLCPSNHFLDILDKEIRYEFFNLISLLKSKGIEVLDVHLSLTAEYYKSWKTVRLYEAFKVHFSKMQIDSGHLSEEVRNMLLKGSRIDRSTYLNAKNMIRKIRNKFLGVFDRSNRVLLLPTTVIRAPRLRTTRVTINDKNKRVRDLLLRNTIVFNSIGFPALTIPLFKSDPNERTIPIGLQLVSAPYKDDLVFETGICIEKLTCNKQTSPR, encoded by the coding sequence ATGAGTCTCGTTGATATAATACCGCAATTAAAAAAAGGATTGTTATCTCCAGTAGATTTAGTAAATAAATGTCTTTTTCGAATCAAAAAGTTAAACTCGATTCTTAACTCTTTTATAACTGTCATACCAGAGGAGATCCTTCTGAGTCAAGCTAAAGAATCTGAAAGATTGCTTAAATCAAACGAATACAGAGGACCACTTCATGGTATCCCTTTTTCAGTAAAGGATCTGATACACGTAAGGGATGTTAAATTTACTGCCGGCTCTAGGTATTACTCTGATTATGTATCAAAAGATACAGCAGCTGTAGTCGAAAAATTGACAAATGCAGGTGCAATTCTTGTAGGTACTAACAACATGAACGAATTAGCTTCAGGAATAACAGGAAAAAATGTTCATTTCGGTGATTCTAAAAACCCGTTCGATCCGTCGAGAATTTCAGGCGGATCCAGCGGTGGTTCAGCTGTTGCTGTAGCTACGGGCATGGTTGTTTTTTCTATTGGCACAGATACAGGAGGCTCAGTTAGGGTTCCTTCATCATTTTGTGGAGTTGTTGGAATGAAACCAACATATGGTACTATTAGTATGTCCGGTATTTTACCTCTTAGTCCTTCACTAGATCATATTGGAATAATAACGCGAAAGACAATTGATTCACAAATTATTCACAACGTCCTTAATTCATCTGGTAGATATCACAGTCCGAAGATGACCGATTTCACAAGATCACGATTCCACTATGGTAACGGCTTTCCAAAGCTTCTGAAGTTGTTGTGTCCTTCAAATCATTTTCTTGATATTTTGGACAAGGAAATAAGATATGAATTTTTTAATTTAATATCTTTGTTGAAAAGTAAAGGGATTGAGGTTTTGGACGTCCATCTCAGCCTTACTGCAGAATATTACAAAAGTTGGAAAACAGTTCGATTGTATGAAGCTTTCAAAGTTCATTTTTCAAAGATGCAAATTGATTCAGGTCACTTATCCGAAGAGGTAAGAAATATGCTGTTGAAAGGGAGTAGAATTGATCGTTCCACTTATCTAAATGCCAAAAATATGATTAGAAAAATTAGGAACAAATTCTTAGGTGTCTTTGATAGATCTAATCGTGTACTCCTCCTACCTACCACTGTGATTCGTGCTCCTCGACTCCGTACAACTCGTGTCACTATTAACGATAAGAATAAAAGAGTACGGGATTTGTTACTAAGAAACACTATTGTATTTAATAGTATTGGATTTCCAGCCTTGACAATTCCTTTGTTCAAATCTGATCCTAACGAACGGACCATACCCATTGGATTACAGCTTGTCAGTGCACCCTACAAAGATGATTTGGTCTTTGAAACGGGGATTTGCATCGAAAAACTTACTTGTAACAAGCAAACCTCGCCTAGATAG
- a CDS encoding tetratricopeptide repeat protein: MEKDEKFDKTPKTVDGVNNYYDNPNLKDSEEGSFNKVGDDDYHNQISINKNSLELLDPKLRDAFNELNKILNKKIKGIRLSDQHRDSIEEHIQELVHLMESIPSDDPISLKIVDEPEIKITPKETTTTSSDFVRNDAIKAETTSEINPQYADAYNNKGLSLYYLGNNQEAIACYDKAIEINPEYDLAYYNKGIVLSVTGNNQEAIACYDKAIEINPQYADAYNNKGLSLYYLGNNQEAIACYDKAIEINPEYDLAYYNKGIVLSVTGNNQEAIACYDKAIEINPQYADAYNNKGLSLYYLGNNQEAIACYDKAIEINPQYADAYNNKGLSLYYLGNHEAIACYDKAIEINPEYDLAYYNKGIVLSVTGNNQEAIACYDKAIEINPQYADAYNNKGLSLYYLGNNQEAIACYDKAIEINPQYADAYYNKGMSLSALSKFAEAITSFDKAIESNPYFADAYYNKGMSLSALSKFAEAITSFDKAIESNPYFADAYYNKGMSLSALSKFAEAITSFDKAIESNPYFADAYYNKGMSLSALSKFAEAITSFEKTLEIDSDHVRALNGEAWIMASQFPDRLEESLEVIKRALGIDPTDIDVLYTYGFILENLGSYQESLSIYRHILKQDPLIAEVWYRCFLCKSMSSDNDSSSDSLFYLDQAIDLNPEYAQLARDNEQKKISEKEPSFSIPFMGI; encoded by the coding sequence TTGGAGAAAGATGAAAAATTTGACAAAACCCCCAAAACCGTTGATGGGGTGAATAATTATTATGACAATCCTAACTTGAAAGATAGTGAGGAAGGTTCTTTTAATAAAGTTGGTGATGATGATTATCATAACCAGATATCAATTAACAAGAATTCATTAGAATTACTCGATCCCAAACTCAGAGATGCATTTAATGAACTCAATAAAATTCTTAATAAGAAAATAAAGGGTATCAGACTCTCCGATCAGCATCGCGATTCTATTGAAGAACATATTCAGGAGTTAGTTCATCTAATGGAATCAATTCCTTCAGACGATCCAATTTCTCTAAAGATTGTTGATGAACCAGAGATAAAAATAACCCCTAAGGAAACCACTACTACTTCTTCCGATTTTGTTCGTAATGATGCCATCAAAGCAGAAACAACATCTGAGATAAATCCTCAGTATGCCGATGCTTACAACAACAAGGGTCTATCGCTATATTACCTTGGAAATAACCAGGAGGCCATAGCATGCTACGACAAAGCCATTGAGATAAACCCTGAATACGATCTTGCTTATTATAACAAGGGTATAGTGCTATCTGTGACAGGGAATAACCAGGAGGCCATAGCATGCTACGACAAAGCCATTGAGATAAATCCTCAGTATGCCGATGCTTACAACAACAAGGGTCTATCGCTATATTACCTTGGAAATAACCAGGAGGCCATAGCATGCTACGACAAAGCCATTGAGATAAACCCTGAATACGATCTTGCTTATTATAACAAGGGTATAGTGCTATCTGTGACAGGGAATAACCAGGAGGCCATAGCATGCTACGACAAAGCCATTGAGATAAATCCTCAGTATGCCGATGCTTACAACAACAAGGGTCTATCGCTATATTACCTTGGAAATAACCAGGAGGCCATAGCATGCTACGACAAAGCCATTGAGATAAATCCTCAGTATGCCGATGCTTACAACAACAAGGGTCTATCGCTATATTACCTTGGAAATCATGAGGCCATAGCATGCTACGACAAAGCCATTGAGATAAACCCTGAATACGATCTTGCTTATTATAACAAGGGTATAGTGCTATCTGTGACAGGGAATAACCAGGAGGCCATAGCATGCTACGACAAAGCCATTGAGATAAATCCTCAGTATGCCGATGCTTACAACAACAAGGGTCTATCGCTATATTACCTTGGAAATAACCAGGAGGCCATAGCATGCTACGACAAAGCCATTGAGATAAATCCTCAGTATGCCGATGCTTATTACAACAAAGGAATGTCTCTTTCAGCTCTATCCAAATTCGCAGAAGCCATTACCTCTTTTGACAAAGCCATAGAAAGTAATCCCTACTTTGCCGATGCTTATTACAACAAAGGAATGTCTCTTTCAGCTCTATCCAAATTCGCAGAAGCCATTACCTCTTTTGACAAAGCCATAGAAAGTAATCCCTACTTTGCCGATGCTTATTACAACAAAGGAATGTCTCTTTCAGCTCTATCCAAATTCGCAGAAGCCATTACCTCTTTTGACAAAGCCATAGAAAGTAATCCCTACTTTGCCGATGCTTATTACAACAAAGGAATGTCTCTTTCAGCTCTATCCAAATTCGCAGAAGCCATTACCTCTTTCGAAAAAACGCTAGAAATTGATTCAGATCATGTAAGGGCCTTAAACGGAGAAGCCTGGATTATGGCTTCTCAATTTCCTGATCGTTTGGAAGAGTCTTTAGAGGTCATTAAACGAGCATTGGGGATAGACCCGACTGACATCGATGTGCTGTATACATATGGTTTCATTTTGGAGAATTTAGGATCATACCAGGAATCTCTTTCCATATATCGACACATTTTAAAACAAGATCCACTTATTGCCGAAGTTTGGTATCGGTGCTTCCTTTGCAAAAGCATGAGCAGTGATAACGATTCTTCTTCTGACTCATTATTCTATCTCGATCAGGCTATAGACTTAAACCCTGAATACGCACAACTGGCTAGAGATAATGAACAAAAGAAAATCTCTGAAAAAGAACCTAGCTTTTCCATCCCCTTCATGGGGATCTAG
- a CDS encoding MinD/ParA family ATP-binding protein, translated as MARCISFHSYKGGTGKTTLAANFSYWLASKGYKVYLLDLDFYAPSLYSYFNFEPPYWINDYLKNRANLKAIMVDSSRFLDTKLEGELKIGFSRGGKEDIYQLEGNLLNDREGQVKQFRNFIAMREELLVEENADFVVMDTSPGIRYWSINSIVISDIVLLTLKMGDLDLKGTVKMVKEIYGSLIEHGTICKLLLNRVSGYCVPSSMTAHRSIQIVDNDSFFKNKIELELGKIIDKSFDIDTLIEIPCYCDIQFKEREFLTANQFPDHPFTEKIQKLVTEIENMN; from the coding sequence TTGGCAAGGTGTATTTCCTTTCACTCGTACAAAGGAGGTACCGGAAAAACCACTTTAGCCGCTAATTTTTCTTATTGGCTGGCGTCCAAGGGGTATAAGGTATATTTGCTAGATTTAGATTTTTATGCACCGAGTCTTTATTCATATTTTAACTTTGAACCACCGTATTGGATTAATGATTATTTAAAAAATAGGGCCAATCTTAAAGCGATAATGGTAGATTCTAGCAGATTCTTGGATACAAAGCTTGAGGGGGAATTGAAAATTGGATTTTCTAGGGGTGGAAAGGAGGATATTTATCAGCTGGAGGGTAATTTGCTTAACGATAGAGAGGGACAAGTTAAACAATTTAGAAATTTTATCGCAATGAGAGAGGAATTGCTTGTTGAAGAAAATGCTGACTTTGTTGTGATGGATACAAGTCCTGGCATACGATATTGGTCCATCAATTCTATTGTGATTTCAGATATCGTTTTATTGACACTTAAAATGGGTGATTTAGATTTAAAAGGGACCGTTAAAATGGTAAAAGAAATATATGGTTCCCTTATTGAACATGGGACTATTTGCAAACTTTTGTTGAACCGTGTATCGGGATATTGTGTACCATCTAGTATGACGGCGCACCGATCAATACAAATTGTTGATAATGATTCTTTTTTTAAGAATAAGATCGAACTCGAATTGGGAAAGATAATTGACAAATCCTTTGATATCGATACTCTGATTGAGATCCCGTGTTATTGTGATATTCAATTTAAGGAGAGAGAATTTTTGACTGCTAATCAGTTCCCAGATCATCCATTTACGGAAAAGATTCAAAAGCTTGTAACAGAGATAGAGAACATGAACTAG
- a CDS encoding sensor histidine kinase, with protein MFNIPTTSESNSKGAIPKIGKNCYLCGKLIESQAETYSDLSEEGIRRFHHKHCYKFFNRLLSVYGDDFSHLELDRVKWGLGYERGDLLELSLFDIKNSKYLKSEVVSDLTSFRRLFLTEFARADTSIDILFSNSLIFRKFGSLLDGAIKPLIESKFFKTEIRILLVKNKAGVGLLEKLHISEIPNIKVNYINDNKNNYFLALFDRSVTFLSEPRLRQDGDNNRKINYKRYLNIVSKKESMSWHAAAAFESLWKQSILESKIKHLSTKMREDVSPNTNYVRILAHELKNPIQPILGFSDMIQNNSRLDPDQKNELLKIISRNARKLDIMTNNILDYARMENKNFRLNHETFDLIKILQELVSDYSIQLNQKKLALNLRYFEKPLYIKADKVRIVEVLDNLIGNAVKFTERGQIDLTVEKLDNYVHMEIRDTGCGIDEKNLNKIFSRFFTTDKLGTGLGLYISKIIITKHGGSIRAMNNKDGVGSVFKIDLPL; from the coding sequence ATGTTTAATATTCCAACCACGTCTGAATCAAACTCAAAAGGTGCAATACCCAAAATCGGTAAGAATTGTTACCTTTGCGGTAAACTAATAGAAAGTCAGGCAGAAACGTACTCTGATCTTTCAGAGGAAGGAATCAGGAGGTTTCACCATAAACATTGTTACAAGTTTTTTAATAGATTATTGTCCGTTTATGGTGATGATTTTTCTCATTTGGAACTGGATCGTGTCAAATGGGGTTTAGGATATGAAAGAGGAGATTTGCTCGAGCTATCCTTGTTCGATATAAAGAATTCTAAATACCTAAAGTCAGAAGTGGTTTCTGATTTAACATCCTTTAGACGTTTATTTTTGACAGAATTTGCTCGCGCAGATACATCAATCGACATTTTATTTTCAAACAGTCTAATATTTAGAAAATTTGGAAGCCTCTTGGATGGTGCGATCAAACCTTTGATAGAGAGCAAGTTTTTCAAAACCGAAATACGAATTCTCTTGGTTAAGAATAAAGCGGGTGTCGGGCTACTTGAAAAATTACATATTAGTGAAATACCGAATATTAAAGTAAATTATATCAATGATAATAAGAATAATTATTTCTTAGCTCTTTTTGATCGCTCTGTTACCTTTTTGTCTGAACCACGATTGCGTCAGGATGGGGATAACAATCGGAAAATTAATTATAAAAGGTATCTGAATATTGTTTCCAAAAAGGAATCAATGTCTTGGCATGCTGCAGCAGCATTTGAGAGCTTATGGAAGCAGTCGATTTTGGAAAGTAAAATTAAACATTTGTCAACTAAAATGAGAGAGGATGTTAGTCCCAATACTAATTATGTAAGAATTCTGGCTCACGAATTAAAGAATCCAATTCAACCCATCCTTGGATTCTCAGATATGATCCAAAACAATTCTCGATTGGATCCGGATCAAAAGAATGAACTTTTAAAAATTATTTCCAGAAATGCCAGAAAATTGGACATTATGACTAATAATATTCTTGATTATGCTAGGATGGAAAATAAAAATTTTAGACTAAACCATGAGACTTTTGATTTAATAAAGATATTACAGGAATTAGTATCTGATTATAGTATCCAACTGAATCAGAAAAAACTTGCACTGAATTTAAGGTATTTTGAAAAGCCTCTATATATTAAAGCAGATAAAGTACGAATTGTCGAAGTTCTAGATAATCTAATCGGTAACGCAGTAAAGTTCACTGAGAGAGGACAGATAGATCTAACAGTGGAAAAATTAGACAATTATGTTCATATGGAAATTAGAGACACCGGTTGCGGTATTGACGAAAAGAATCTTAACAAAATTTTCTCAAGATTTTTTACAACAGATAAGCTTGGAACTGGACTAGGTCTTTATATCTCTAAAATAATTATTACAAAGCATGGAGGGAGTATAAGGGCAATGAACAATAAAGATGGAGTGGGGAGTGTTTTCAAAATCGATTTACCGTTATGA
- a CDS encoding response regulator has product MGNNILIVDDDVGTALFFKICLEDVGHQVTIFNDPGSLLEEFEPGVYDLLITDIRMPRINGFELASRIRIMDSKIRICLATAFEEYYQSIIKSYSDLSFNCIIRKPINKDSFLEIVENRLKQPK; this is encoded by the coding sequence ATGGGAAATAATATCTTAATAGTAGATGATGATGTAGGGACAGCATTATTTTTTAAAATTTGCCTGGAAGATGTGGGTCATCAAGTAACCATATTCAATGATCCAGGTTCGTTACTAGAGGAATTTGAACCAGGTGTATATGATTTATTAATTACAGATATCAGAATGCCGAGGATAAATGGCTTTGAGCTGGCCAGCAGGATAAGAATAATGGATAGTAAAATTAGGATTTGTCTTGCTACAGCATTTGAAGAATACTATCAATCAATTATAAAATCTTATTCAGATTTGAGTTTTAACTGTATTATAAGAAAGCCCATAAATAAAGATAGTTTTTTAGAAATCGTTGAGAATAGATTGAAGCAGCCAAAATAG
- a CDS encoding dodecin family protein: MSLMVYKYIDIVGTSTSGIDEAVKNAFIEASKTVKNIQWGELGRVTFRLDENQSIEYQAEVRIGFKVERDAE; encoded by the coding sequence ATGTCTCTTATGGTATACAAATACATAGATATTGTCGGAACTTCAACATCTGGAATAGATGAGGCAGTAAAGAATGCATTTATAGAAGCATCAAAAACTGTAAAAAATATTCAGTGGGGTGAATTGGGCAGAGTTACCTTTAGGTTGGACGAAAATCAAAGTATCGAGTATCAGGCGGAGGTAAGAATTGGTTTTAAAGTCGAGAGGGACGCAGAATAA
- a CDS encoding sulfurtransferase → MTTNYAHPEVLVDTKWTEEHLNDPNVRIAEVDYDPTANYNLGHIPGSVLLDWKKDINDPVTRNIISKSACEKLLRSIGVNDNTTLILYGDFNNWFAAFAFWVFKYYGYNDVRIMNGGRRKWLEEDRKLDKEIPSYPEGNFKAKEPDVNIRTYLNEVSNSINNPNCVLVDVRSPAEFTGEVTAPAEYPTEHAQRGGHIPGAKNIPWGKAINEDGTFKSVEELTQLYKEQGVLPEKEVIAYCRIGERSSHTWFVLKYLLGYPKVKNYDGSWTEWGNMIGNPIEK, encoded by the coding sequence ATGACAACAAATTATGCTCATCCAGAAGTTTTGGTAGATACAAAGTGGACTGAAGAACACCTAAACGATCCTAATGTGCGAATTGCAGAAGTAGATTACGATCCCACTGCTAACTACAATCTGGGTCACATACCAGGATCCGTGTTACTAGATTGGAAGAAAGATATTAATGATCCTGTAACTAGAAATATAATATCCAAATCAGCTTGTGAAAAATTACTTAGATCGATTGGTGTAAATGATAATACTACTTTGATCCTCTATGGCGATTTCAATAATTGGTTTGCGGCCTTTGCATTTTGGGTATTTAAATATTATGGATATAACGATGTAAGGATTATGAACGGCGGAAGGAGAAAATGGTTAGAGGAAGACAGAAAATTGGATAAGGAAATCCCTTCATACCCTGAAGGTAATTTCAAAGCTAAAGAACCAGATGTAAATATTAGAACATATCTGAATGAGGTATCTAATTCAATAAACAATCCTAATTGCGTGTTGGTCGATGTTAGGTCACCTGCCGAATTCACTGGTGAAGTTACAGCTCCTGCAGAATATCCAACCGAGCATGCACAAAGAGGAGGACATATCCCCGGAGCAAAGAATATCCCCTGGGGAAAAGCAATAAACGAAGACGGAACGTTCAAATCTGTGGAAGAACTGACACAGTTATACAAAGAACAAGGAGTTTTGCCCGAGAAGGAAGTTATAGCTTATTGTAGGATTGGCGAAAGATCCTCTCACACATGGTTTGTTCTGAAATATTTGTTAGGTTACCCTAAAGTGAAAAATTATGATGGGTCATGGACTGAATGGGGAAATATGATAGGTAATCCTATAGAGAAGTAA